In Felis catus isolate Fca126 chromosome A2, F.catus_Fca126_mat1.0, whole genome shotgun sequence, the following proteins share a genomic window:
- the LSMEM1 gene encoding leucine-rich single-pass membrane protein 1, translating into MNHSQDTSSRSMPEDRKLYIVDSINDLNRLTLCPAGSQHLLPLQEKIPDVGTNSGNGSHSLFFMGLIIVLIVSLALVSFVIFLIVQTGNKMDDVSRRLTAEGKDIDDLKKINSMIVKRLNQLDAEQN; encoded by the exons ATGAATCATTCCCAGGACACCAGCTCTCGAAGCATGCCTGAAGATCGAAAGCTTTATATTGTGGATTCCATAAATGACTTAAACAGACTGACCCTCTGTCCTGCTGGCTCCCAGCATCTGCTCC CTCTCCAGGAGAAAATCCCAGACGTTGGCACTAACTCAGGAAACGGAAGTCACAGTCTATTTTTTATGGGGCTGATAATTGTGCTGATTGTCAGTCTGGCACTGGTTTCCTTCGTGATCTTTCTAATAG tTCAAACTGGAAACAAGATGGATGATGTGTCGAGAAGACTAACAGCTGAGGGAAAAGACATAGACGATCTTAAGAAAATCAACAGCATGATCGTAAAGCGACTCAATCAACTGGACGCGGaacaaaactaa